A DNA window from candidate division TA06 bacterium contains the following coding sequences:
- a CDS encoding 3',5'-cyclic-nucleotide phosphodiesterase yields the protein MKIRVLGASGSKLPGFGLTSFLLDKTMLIDTGAAASMLPFDEQKKIETVFLSHIHIDHSLGLLLMADNLAGCTKKPISIASIPEVLQGLRSHLFNNHVWPDFTAIPDRKRAVFRLCPLKENLAVKIGRYTVKAVKVSHSVPTVGFIISDGKSSLLYTADTRATERIWLEAQKAKNLKAVLVETSFPNRLQGLADISGHLTPKTLSKEVAKSGLKAPFYVFHIKAMFVEEVQQEIADLKSSQIQLAMEGAQYTF from the coding sequence ATGAAAATCAGGGTATTGGGCGCCTCCGGTTCCAAACTGCCCGGCTTCGGGCTTACCAGTTTTTTGCTGGACAAAACAATGCTGATAGACACCGGGGCCGCCGCTTCCATGCTGCCCTTTGACGAGCAAAAAAAGATCGAGACCGTTTTTTTATCCCACATTCACATCGACCACAGCCTGGGGCTGCTGCTGATGGCCGACAACCTGGCGGGCTGCACCAAAAAACCAATCAGCATCGCCAGCATCCCCGAAGTGCTGCAGGGCCTGCGCAGCCATCTTTTTAACAATCACGTCTGGCCGGATTTCACCGCCATCCCCGACCGGAAACGGGCGGTATTCAGGCTTTGCCCATTGAAGGAAAACCTGGCCGTCAAAATCGGCAGATATACGGTCAAGGCCGTCAAAGTCAGCCATTCTGTGCCCACGGTGGGCTTCATAATCTCGGACGGCAAGTCCAGCCTGCTTTATACCGCCGACACCCGGGCCACCGAGCGCATTTGGCTGGAGGCTCAAAAAGCGAAGAACCTTAAAGCGGTGCTGGTGGAGACCTCTTTTCCCAACCGGCTCCAGGGTTTGGCCGATATCTCCGGCCACCTCACTCCCAAAACGCTATCCAAAGAAGTTGCCAAGTCCGGGCTGAAAGCGCCTTTTTACGTGTTTCACATCAAGGCCATGTTCGTGGAGGAGGTCCAGCAGGAAATTGCCGACCTTAAAAGTTCCCAGATCCAGCTGGCCATGGAAGGCGCTCAATATACATTTTGA